Proteins from a genomic interval of Lacticaseibacillus pabuli:
- a CDS encoding LacI family DNA-binding transcriptional regulator, translating to MATIHDVARISGYSLGTVSNVINHPQNVAPATRARVEAVMADLDYTPNANARNLSLGHNRNIGVVLPNSTLPYFAHIIDGIMQAAFPTGYRITLLPTNYDENQELQYLRELQQKSYAGLIFVSRQIALAQLQSQSAGHQLVVCEDVGDVALSSVYTDRLPTYEDAFRWIQKQGYRDVAVLTQRSPADSQTSADLVTAYRSVFGHDLPDDRLRLGVMTARDGYDVAQYFMTAHAPVDFIFANGDDIAAGVYLAYHDAKREMPGLLGTENQLTSRLLKFPTINHHLSTIGHVAFNLAVRAGVRHQLIKSDFLVH from the coding sequence TTGGCCACGATTCACGACGTTGCGCGCATATCTGGTTATTCGCTAGGTACTGTGTCGAATGTTATCAATCATCCACAAAATGTGGCACCAGCAACCCGTGCGCGTGTTGAGGCCGTCATGGCAGACTTGGACTATACGCCCAACGCGAATGCGCGCAATCTATCGCTGGGACATAACCGCAATATCGGGGTGGTGCTACCGAATAGCACACTCCCGTATTTTGCACACATCATCGATGGCATCATGCAGGCCGCCTTTCCGACAGGATATCGCATTACCTTGCTGCCAACGAATTATGACGAGAACCAGGAATTGCAGTACCTGCGTGAACTTCAGCAGAAGTCCTACGCAGGCCTTATTTTTGTGTCACGGCAGATTGCGTTGGCTCAGCTGCAAAGTCAGAGCGCCGGCCATCAGTTAGTGGTTTGTGAGGACGTGGGGGATGTTGCCTTGTCCTCGGTGTACACGGATCGCTTGCCTACATACGAAGACGCGTTTCGTTGGATTCAGAAGCAAGGCTACCGCGACGTTGCGGTATTGACCCAGCGGAGCCCAGCCGATAGTCAGACTAGCGCTGATCTAGTTACGGCTTACCGCAGCGTTTTTGGCCACGATCTGCCTGATGACCGCCTGCGCTTAGGGGTCATGACGGCGCGCGACGGGTATGACGTTGCCCAGTACTTTATGACGGCGCACGCGCCAGTTGACTTTATCTTCGCAAACGGCGACGATATTGCTGCGGGGGTTTACTTGGCATACCACGATGCAAAGCGTGAAATGCCTGGCTTGCTCGGCACTGAAAATCAGTTGACCAGCCGGCTCCTTAAGTTCCCGACGATTAATCATCACCTGAGTACGATTGGCCACGTTGCGTTTAACTTGGCTGTGCGCGCTGGGGTGCGGCACCAATTAATTAAGTCAGATTTTTTAGTCCATTAA
- a CDS encoding HAD family hydrolase — MQKKLAVFDIDGTLLNSRDQVLPSTLAAIKRLHELGVHTAIATGRNYKMARWVIEAADIHDYVVCNGSAIYVQDKLATQRYLDKDEARMVNEFTRKMGTNFLAESADELYADVAPDPELASVLSGCHTQVLHEPGYAFKQPIVQGLALLTPEQEAQAPHFKSLHFKRFDDRGVDVIPRDGNKAKSVLKLADRLGVNNANIVAFGDNQNDKEMLTAVGTGIAMGHADDNVKAAANWVTGDMDSDGIATGLKHVGWL, encoded by the coding sequence ATGCAAAAGAAACTAGCAGTATTCGATATTGATGGTACCTTGCTCAACAGTCGCGATCAGGTGCTACCCAGCACGCTGGCGGCCATCAAGCGGCTCCACGAGCTGGGTGTCCACACGGCGATTGCGACCGGCCGGAATTATAAGATGGCACGCTGGGTGATTGAAGCGGCCGACATTCATGACTACGTGGTTTGCAACGGTAGCGCCATTTACGTTCAGGACAAGCTCGCCACGCAGCGCTACTTGGACAAAGATGAGGCCCGGATGGTTAACGAATTTACCCGCAAGATGGGTACCAATTTCTTGGCCGAATCCGCGGATGAACTTTACGCCGATGTCGCCCCTGACCCAGAGCTGGCGTCAGTACTCAGCGGTTGCCACACGCAAGTCCTGCATGAACCGGGTTATGCGTTCAAGCAGCCCATTGTGCAAGGCCTCGCGCTACTCACGCCAGAGCAAGAGGCGCAGGCGCCACACTTTAAGTCCCTGCATTTCAAACGCTTCGATGACCGGGGTGTGGATGTCATTCCGCGCGACGGGAACAAAGCAAAATCTGTCCTCAAGCTGGCAGATCGGCTCGGCGTCAATAATGCGAACATCGTCGCGTTTGGGGATAACCAAAACGATAAGGAAATGTTGACCGCAGTTGGCACAGGCATCGCCATGGGTCACGCTGATGACAATGTCAAGGCGGCTGCAAACTGGGTAACCGGTGATATGGATAGTGATGGGATTGCCACTGGTCTGAAACACGTCGGTTGGCTATAG
- a CDS encoding ABC-F family ATP-binding cassette domain-containing protein, whose amino-acid sequence MILLQAQDVGRAFDGVDLFTHINLQVQEGGRVALVGPNGIGKTTLLHILTGDADPDYGHMTYKKGMSIGYLAQNSGLDSDKEIYAEMLDGFKELRAQEKRVHEMEAEIADPALLEDKKRYDETMTRYEQLAHDFREAGGYGYEAEIRNVLAGFNFPESRFHDKIATLSGGERSRLALAKMLLAKHDLIILDEPTNHLDIDTLTWLEGYLKGYPGAILIVSHDQYFLDHTVSEVYELSPNGATHYHGNYTEYRQQRAANLELAWKAYNKQQEEINKLQDFVDKNIVRASSTKRAQSRRKQLEKIDRLAKPTGDASAHFRFSAAKQSGNVVLTVSDASVGYADGPVMAGPIDFEIHKGERIAIVGPNGVGKSTLLKSVLGKIPFKTGTSKFGTNVTPGYYDQEQQNLNPKNTVLEEVWSQHPTMPEREIRSALAAFLLTAEDVDKPVAALSGGQKARLTLTKLALNHDNFLILDEPTNHLDINSKEVLEAALADFDGTVLFVSHDRYFINALAQRTVAISPKGSTTYLGNWDYYQEKIAPQSDADAATTSSSSANQPSAANKAYQASKDEQRAQRKLQRRVDDAESQVDDLTNQQTAIETEMAKPENAASALKLQDMQKELDAISTQLSEAEDEWENASLELEDFNAKLGD is encoded by the coding sequence GTGATACTACTCCAAGCACAGGACGTCGGTCGCGCATTCGACGGCGTGGACCTGTTCACCCATATTAATTTGCAGGTGCAAGAAGGCGGCCGCGTCGCCCTGGTCGGACCTAACGGGATTGGGAAAACCACCCTGTTGCACATTTTGACTGGCGACGCCGACCCTGACTACGGGCACATGACTTACAAAAAAGGCATGTCCATCGGCTATTTAGCACAAAATTCCGGTCTGGATTCGGATAAGGAAATATATGCCGAAATGCTGGACGGCTTTAAAGAACTGCGTGCGCAAGAAAAGCGTGTGCACGAAATGGAAGCCGAAATCGCGGATCCTGCCCTGCTCGAGGACAAGAAACGCTACGACGAAACCATGACGCGTTATGAACAACTCGCACATGATTTTCGCGAGGCCGGTGGTTACGGCTACGAAGCAGAAATTCGTAACGTGCTGGCAGGATTCAACTTCCCAGAAAGTCGCTTCCACGACAAGATTGCCACCCTCTCCGGTGGTGAACGTAGCCGCCTAGCACTCGCCAAGATGTTACTTGCGAAGCACGATCTCATCATCTTGGATGAACCGACGAACCACCTGGACATCGATACCCTGACCTGGCTGGAAGGCTACCTCAAAGGTTATCCTGGCGCGATTCTCATCGTCAGCCATGACCAGTACTTCCTGGATCACACGGTCAGCGAAGTTTACGAGCTGAGTCCCAACGGTGCCACGCACTACCATGGCAACTACACGGAATATCGCCAGCAGCGCGCGGCAAACCTGGAACTCGCGTGGAAGGCCTACAACAAGCAGCAGGAAGAAATTAACAAGTTGCAGGACTTCGTCGACAAGAACATCGTCCGTGCCAGTTCAACCAAGCGCGCACAAAGCCGGCGCAAGCAGCTGGAAAAGATTGACCGCTTGGCTAAGCCAACTGGTGACGCCAGTGCCCATTTCCGCTTCTCTGCTGCTAAACAAAGCGGTAACGTTGTATTAACCGTCAGCGATGCGAGCGTCGGCTATGCGGATGGCCCAGTGATGGCAGGACCAATCGACTTTGAAATCCACAAGGGCGAACGCATTGCCATTGTCGGGCCAAACGGTGTCGGCAAATCTACCCTGCTCAAGAGTGTGCTTGGCAAAATTCCGTTCAAAACTGGAACCTCTAAGTTTGGCACGAACGTCACGCCGGGCTACTACGATCAAGAGCAACAAAACTTGAATCCGAAGAATACCGTGCTCGAGGAAGTCTGGAGCCAGCACCCCACCATGCCAGAGCGCGAGATTCGCTCCGCATTGGCGGCGTTCCTGCTCACGGCAGAAGATGTCGACAAACCTGTGGCCGCCCTCTCAGGTGGTCAGAAGGCGCGTCTGACCCTAACCAAACTGGCACTCAACCATGACAACTTCTTAATTCTGGACGAGCCTACGAACCATTTGGACATTAACAGTAAGGAAGTCCTCGAAGCCGCACTAGCTGACTTCGATGGCACCGTCTTGTTCGTCTCCCATGACCGCTACTTCATCAACGCCCTCGCGCAGCGTACTGTCGCCATCAGTCCCAAGGGTAGTACCACCTACCTGGGAAACTGGGACTACTACCAGGAAAAGATTGCGCCCCAGTCGGACGCGGATGCAGCAACGACTAGTAGCAGTAGTGCCAATCAACCGAGCGCCGCAAACAAGGCTTACCAGGCATCTAAGGACGAGCAACGTGCCCAACGCAAATTGCAACGGCGGGTTGATGACGCCGAAAGCCAAGTTGACGACCTGACGAATCAACAGACTGCCATTGAGACCGAGATGGCCAAGCCCGAGAACGCGGCTAGTGCCCTTAAACTTCAGGACATGCAAAAAGAGCTCGATGCCATCAGCACCCAGCTCTCTGAAGCCGAGGACGAATGGGAAAATGCCTCACTCGAACTCGAAGACTTTAACGCCAAACTCGGCGATTAG
- a CDS encoding redox-sensing transcriptional repressor Rex has product MSNSKIPKATAKRLPVYYRYLRFLADSGTQRVSSTELADAVKVDSATIRRDFSYFGALGKRGYGYDVRELVDFFKRILRQDRLTSVALVGLDSMGQALLHYNFRQSNNMRISAAFDDDSKLTGTIVAGVPVYPTSEMETQLRDQQIKIAILTVPDEQAQDVADALVKAGVLGIMNFTTTRLNLPKTVRVQNVDLASELQTLVYFLDNYGDKED; this is encoded by the coding sequence TTGTCAAATTCCAAGATTCCAAAGGCAACGGCAAAACGGTTACCCGTGTACTACCGCTATCTGCGCTTCTTGGCAGATTCAGGCACACAGCGGGTATCGTCAACTGAGTTAGCTGATGCGGTAAAGGTTGACTCCGCCACGATTAGACGTGATTTTTCCTATTTTGGTGCGCTCGGTAAGCGTGGTTACGGTTACGATGTTCGTGAACTCGTCGACTTCTTTAAGCGCATCTTGCGTCAAGATCGCCTAACCAGCGTGGCGTTAGTCGGGCTGGACTCAATGGGCCAGGCGTTGCTACATTATAACTTCAGACAGAGCAACAATATGCGGATTAGCGCTGCTTTTGACGACGACAGTAAGCTCACTGGCACGATTGTTGCGGGCGTACCAGTTTACCCAACGTCTGAGATGGAGACCCAGTTGCGTGATCAGCAAATTAAGATCGCCATCCTGACCGTTCCCGATGAACAGGCGCAGGATGTTGCGGATGCGCTTGTGAAGGCTGGTGTACTTGGTATCATGAACTTCACGACAACGCGTTTAAACCTTCCGAAAACTGTACGCGTGCAGAATGTGGACCTGGCCAGTGAACTGCAAACGCTGGTCTACTTCCTGGATAACTATGGGGATAAGGAAGACTAA
- the groES gene encoding co-chaperone GroES encodes MLKPLGDRVIVKVEAEREETVGGIVLASNAKEKPQTGKVSAVGEGALSPEGKRLPMSVAVGDEIMYDKYAGSEVKYEGEKYLILHDKDIMAIVK; translated from the coding sequence TTGCTAAAACCATTAGGAGATCGTGTCATCGTCAAAGTCGAAGCCGAAAGGGAAGAGACCGTTGGCGGAATTGTTCTTGCCAGTAACGCCAAGGAGAAGCCACAGACCGGTAAAGTATCAGCTGTCGGTGAAGGTGCGCTGAGTCCAGAAGGCAAGCGGCTACCAATGTCAGTCGCTGTGGGCGATGAAATCATGTACGACAAGTACGCCGGCTCCGAAGTGAAGTATGAGGGCGAAAAGTACCTCATCCTTCACGACAAGGATATTATGGCAATCGTCAAGTAA
- the groL gene encoding chaperonin GroEL (60 kDa chaperone family; promotes refolding of misfolded polypeptides especially under stressful conditions; forms two stacked rings of heptamers to form a barrel-shaped 14mer; ends can be capped by GroES; misfolded proteins enter the barrel where they are refolded when GroES binds), with amino-acid sequence MAKEIKFSEDARSAMLRGVDKLADTVKTTIGPKGRNVVLDKDYGSPEITNDGVTIAKSIDLEDRYENMGAKLVAEVASKTNDIAGDGTTTATVLAQSIIREGMKNVTAGANPVGIRRGIELATKAAVDALHKNSHKVSTKNEIAQVAAVSSASEEVGKLIAEAMEKVGNDGVITIEESKGIQTELSVVEGMQFDRGYLSQYMVTDNDKMEADLDNPYVLITDKKISNIQDILPLLQSIVQQGKSLLIIADDVDGEALPTLVLNKIRGTFNVVAVKAPGFGDRRKAQLEDIATLTGGTVITSDLGLELKDTTIDQLGQAGKITITKDNTTIVEGAGSKDAIAERVNVIKSQIADTTSDFDREKLQERLAKLAGGVAVVRVGAATETELKERKYRIEDALNATRAAVEEGYVAGGGVALINAIPAVAALQEDGDVQTGINIVQRALEEPVRQIVENAGFEGSVIVERMKNEKVGFGYNAATDKWEDMAKGGIIDPTKVTRSALQNAASVAALMLTTEAVVANKPDPKDAQPAAPQNPGMGAGMM; translated from the coding sequence ATGGCTAAAGAAATTAAATTCTCTGAAGATGCACGTTCCGCAATGTTGCGTGGTGTCGACAAACTTGCTGACACCGTTAAGACAACGATTGGGCCTAAGGGTCGCAACGTTGTGCTAGATAAGGATTACGGTTCCCCTGAGATCACGAACGATGGTGTTACCATTGCGAAGTCAATCGACCTGGAAGACCGTTACGAAAACATGGGTGCCAAGTTGGTTGCCGAAGTTGCTTCCAAGACCAATGACATCGCTGGTGACGGGACCACAACTGCGACCGTTCTGGCACAGTCCATCATCCGTGAAGGTATGAAGAACGTTACTGCCGGTGCTAACCCTGTCGGCATTCGTCGCGGGATTGAATTGGCAACTAAGGCCGCTGTTGATGCCTTGCACAAGAACAGCCACAAGGTTTCAACCAAGAACGAAATCGCGCAGGTTGCTGCGGTTTCTTCCGCTAGTGAAGAAGTCGGCAAGCTGATTGCTGAAGCAATGGAAAAGGTCGGCAACGATGGGGTTATCACCATTGAAGAGTCCAAGGGGATTCAGACCGAACTGTCCGTTGTTGAAGGGATGCAGTTCGACCGTGGCTACCTGTCCCAGTACATGGTCACCGATAACGACAAGATGGAAGCTGATCTCGACAATCCATATGTTCTGATTACGGACAAGAAGATTAGTAACATCCAGGATATCCTGCCATTGCTCCAGTCCATCGTGCAGCAAGGTAAGTCACTCCTGATTATCGCTGACGATGTCGATGGTGAAGCTCTCCCAACCTTGGTTCTCAACAAGATTCGTGGGACGTTCAACGTTGTTGCGGTTAAGGCACCTGGCTTTGGCGACCGTCGTAAGGCACAGCTTGAAGACATCGCTACCTTGACTGGTGGTACCGTGATTACATCCGATCTTGGCCTTGAACTCAAGGACACGACCATCGACCAGTTGGGTCAGGCCGGCAAGATTACCATCACCAAGGACAACACCACAATTGTTGAAGGTGCTGGTAGCAAGGACGCCATCGCAGAACGCGTGAACGTCATCAAGTCCCAGATTGCTGACACAACCAGTGACTTCGACCGTGAAAAGCTACAGGAACGCCTGGCTAAGCTCGCCGGTGGTGTCGCTGTTGTCCGTGTCGGTGCCGCGACCGAGACCGAACTCAAGGAACGCAAGTACCGCATTGAAGATGCTTTGAATGCGACCCGCGCTGCCGTTGAAGAAGGTTACGTGGCCGGTGGTGGTGTTGCTTTGATCAACGCCATTCCAGCCGTTGCTGCGCTTCAGGAAGACGGCGATGTTCAGACTGGTATCAACATTGTGCAGCGTGCCCTTGAGGAACCTGTTCGCCAGATTGTTGAGAACGCCGGCTTTGAAGGCTCCGTCATTGTTGAGCGCATGAAGAACGAAAAGGTTGGCTTTGGTTACAACGCTGCCACTGACAAGTGGGAAGACATGGCCAAGGGCGGTATCATTGACCCAACCAAGGTTACCCGTTCCGCATTGCAGAACGCTGCCTCTGTTGCTGCCTTGATGCTGACGACCGAAGCGGTTGTCGCAAACAAGCCAGACCCTAAGGATGCACAGCCTGCAGCACCTCAGAACCCAGGTATGGGCGCAGGGATGATGTAG
- a CDS encoding aldo/keto reductase — MTENKYYGHSLVPVQPLGLGTNKVGGHNLFPNLKDEDGVAVIKAAIANDLDMLDTAYMYGLGRSEEIIGETVGKKDRRKLVIATKAAQTPADPHVIDNSPAFLKQAVADALERLQTKTIDIFYIHFPDQKTPKNQAVAALDELRQEGKVGAIGVSNFSLAQIREANLNGMLDVVEDNYSLVHRDAERTLFPYLREQGISFVPYFPLASGLLTGKYNREDGAKFSQFSAAQFSQIMDGIDVVRGIAKQHDATVAQTVLAWYIANPDIATVIPGARNVQQLEQNVKARDVQLSDDEYQQIDQAFSAF; from the coding sequence ATGACAGAAAATAAATATTACGGACACAGCCTCGTGCCTGTCCAACCACTGGGATTAGGTACGAATAAGGTCGGCGGCCATAACCTGTTTCCTAATTTAAAGGATGAGGATGGTGTCGCTGTTATCAAAGCTGCCATTGCCAATGACCTTGATATGCTTGACACCGCCTATATGTATGGCCTCGGCCGCTCCGAAGAAATCATCGGTGAGACCGTGGGTAAAAAGGACCGCCGGAAGCTGGTCATCGCAACAAAGGCTGCACAAACTCCCGCTGATCCTCACGTCATTGATAACAGTCCTGCCTTTTTGAAGCAGGCCGTCGCTGATGCCCTAGAGCGTTTGCAGACCAAGACCATCGATATCTTCTACATCCATTTTCCAGATCAGAAGACACCGAAAAATCAAGCTGTCGCTGCGCTTGATGAATTGCGTCAGGAAGGTAAAGTTGGTGCAATTGGGGTTTCGAACTTCTCCCTAGCCCAAATTCGCGAAGCTAACCTCAACGGGATGCTCGATGTCGTTGAAGACAACTATAGCCTCGTGCACCGTGATGCTGAACGGACCCTTTTCCCATACCTGCGTGAACAGGGCATTAGCTTTGTACCATATTTCCCACTGGCTTCCGGTTTGCTGACCGGCAAGTACAATCGCGAGGATGGTGCCAAGTTTAGTCAGTTCTCCGCCGCACAGTTTAGTCAAATTATGGATGGCATTGACGTTGTGCGCGGTATCGCCAAGCAACACGACGCGACCGTCGCGCAGACCGTTCTGGCATGGTACATTGCTAACCCTGATATTGCGACCGTTATTCCCGGCGCACGCAACGTGCAGCAACTTGAACAAAACGTGAAGGCACGCGATGTGCAGTTGTCTGACGATGAGTATCAGCAGATTGATCAGGCCTTCAGCGCGTTTTAA
- a CDS encoding hydrophobic protein, protein MLGIVLLILAVLFFTRGIFRAEPVSRFEALTIPVYSLVMGLLAIRQHMPSAVALTVTVVVGAIAGYLQSLSIQVEVTDKLDDRQRPVVKVRRGVMFLVGWLIIFAFGFLYAWHTGQHLDLIETAQEEITKDLLSFRNFTSGASWNVYLQSAVAGLVYILMLIRKEPKIGEAVAHGVRQRRRHR, encoded by the coding sequence ATGTTAGGGATTGTCTTACTGATTTTAGCCGTGCTTTTCTTTACGCGCGGCATTTTTCGAGCGGAACCCGTGTCGCGATTTGAGGCGCTCACCATTCCGGTTTACAGTCTGGTAATGGGATTGTTGGCTATTCGGCAACACATGCCATCAGCCGTGGCCCTGACTGTTACCGTCGTTGTGGGGGCAATTGCGGGGTACCTCCAGAGTCTCAGTATCCAGGTGGAGGTTACGGACAAACTGGACGACCGCCAGCGGCCCGTCGTGAAGGTGCGCCGCGGTGTGATGTTTCTGGTTGGCTGGCTCATCATCTTTGCCTTTGGATTTCTCTACGCCTGGCATACGGGTCAGCATCTCGATTTGATTGAAACGGCGCAGGAAGAAATCACCAAGGATTTACTCAGCTTTCGCAACTTCACTAGCGGTGCCAGTTGGAATGTTTACCTCCAATCCGCGGTGGCTGGACTGGTCTACATTCTGATGTTAATCCGCAAAGAACCCAAAATTGGCGAAGCCGTGGCACATGGGGTCCGGCAGCGGCGGCGGCATCGGTAG
- a CDS encoding TIGR00730 family Rossman fold protein has translation MKLTVFCGARFGRHHSYEQVANALGWYMGRNGFDLVYGGSQSGIMGVISGAVLAAGGEVTGISPAGMFESEVPRENATYNIVTNDMDERKRKLMEEADAFFVFPGGLGTLEELAQTLSWMAIDLLPVKPIAIFNMNHYYDSLVNMLDVFVQENFASPEVMDHVFISDNFESLLQQVNADASGFEIAAEG, from the coding sequence TTGAAGCTGACAGTATTTTGCGGGGCGCGTTTTGGACGTCACCACAGTTACGAACAAGTTGCCAATGCACTGGGGTGGTACATGGGCCGGAATGGGTTTGACCTGGTTTATGGGGGATCCCAATCAGGTATCATGGGTGTCATCAGTGGTGCGGTGCTTGCTGCTGGCGGCGAAGTGACAGGCATCTCTCCTGCAGGTATGTTTGAATCCGAAGTGCCGCGGGAAAATGCGACCTACAACATCGTGACCAACGACATGGACGAGCGCAAACGCAAGCTGATGGAAGAGGCGGATGCCTTCTTCGTTTTCCCAGGCGGTTTGGGGACACTTGAGGAGTTGGCCCAGACCTTGTCCTGGATGGCCATTGACCTCTTGCCAGTGAAGCCGATTGCGATTTTTAATATGAATCACTATTACGATTCGTTGGTGAACATGCTCGACGTGTTCGTTCAGGAAAACTTTGCCAGCCCCGAAGTGATGGACCACGTGTTCATTTCCGACAATTTTGAATCCTTGCTCCAGCAGGTTAATGCCGATGCGAGCGGGTTTGAGATTGCTGCAGAGGGTTAA
- a CDS encoding pentapeptide repeat-containing protein — protein MDYPEIKRATLRLDDCENEHQYTDCTITGSDTSVHLAATEFVHCEFSGDFTASELLDVTIQRSNLANSDWARSTFSGVVWSGCRLTGSNLDACRLIQCQMTECTAKLLNLSESSLEKCRFDHCDFSEASMQAVRVKPIVGWPDCQFEAVSLQDTRLAKWDLSKAIFTNLIVSPELLPGLTIAPWQAVALIGNLGVNIRG, from the coding sequence ATGGATTATCCCGAAATCAAAAGGGCAACGTTGCGACTAGATGATTGCGAAAATGAGCATCAGTATACGGATTGTACGATTACTGGGAGTGATACCAGTGTGCACTTAGCGGCTACTGAATTTGTCCATTGTGAATTTAGTGGCGACTTTACCGCTAGTGAGCTACTGGATGTTACCATTCAGCGCTCGAACCTAGCGAACTCGGATTGGGCCCGGAGCACGTTCAGTGGCGTCGTGTGGTCGGGGTGCCGGCTGACGGGTAGTAATCTGGATGCCTGTCGCCTAATCCAGTGTCAGATGACCGAGTGTACGGCCAAGCTGTTGAATTTGAGCGAGTCCAGTCTCGAAAAATGTCGCTTTGATCACTGTGATTTTTCGGAAGCCAGCATGCAGGCCGTTCGGGTGAAACCAATAGTGGGCTGGCCTGATTGTCAGTTTGAGGCGGTTTCCTTGCAGGACACTCGCCTCGCCAAGTGGGACCTTTCAAAGGCAATTTTCACCAATCTAATCGTTAGCCCAGAACTTTTGCCGGGGCTAACAATCGCGCCATGGCAAGCGGTTGCGCTAATCGGTAACTTGGGCGTTAACATCCGCGGTTAA